From Salinirubellus salinus, the proteins below share one genomic window:
- a CDS encoding thiolase family protein produces MSDNDPVVVSAKRTPFGKEDGVFADVRSEDLSAAVIDDILAETGVDSEDVDDLMWGCAQQRSEQGNNMARIISLLSDLGESVPATTINRWCASSAQAVISAADAIRAGQRDCLIAGGVENMSRVKMGANTEMHPRMNEDYNLAALQMGMTAEEVAERYDVSREAQDEFAARSQQRAAAATEEGRFDDEIVPVDNGEEVVTEDQGIRPGTTAEKLAGLPTVFKADGTVTPGNASQITDGAAALMLTSRGFAEEHDLDVLAEVGNNAVAGVEPEVMGIGPIPACEELFERSGTTADDYDLVELNEAFASQCLYCQQELGFDDDIYNVNGGAIALGHPLGATGARLPVTLIHEMIKRDAQRGLATECVGFGQGAAIEFTLPN; encoded by the coding sequence ATGAGCGACAACGACCCAGTCGTGGTCTCGGCGAAGCGGACGCCCTTCGGCAAGGAGGACGGCGTGTTCGCGGACGTGCGGAGCGAGGACCTCTCGGCGGCCGTCATCGACGACATCCTGGCGGAGACGGGTGTCGACAGCGAGGACGTGGACGACCTGATGTGGGGCTGTGCGCAGCAGCGCAGCGAGCAGGGCAACAACATGGCCCGCATCATCTCGCTGCTGTCGGACCTCGGTGAGTCGGTTCCGGCGACGACCATCAACCGCTGGTGTGCCTCGTCGGCACAGGCCGTCATCTCGGCCGCCGACGCCATCCGTGCGGGCCAGCGTGACTGCCTCATCGCGGGCGGCGTCGAGAACATGTCCCGCGTGAAGATGGGCGCCAACACGGAGATGCACCCCCGGATGAACGAGGACTACAACCTCGCGGCGCTCCAGATGGGGATGACCGCCGAGGAGGTCGCCGAGCGCTACGACGTCTCGCGCGAGGCACAGGACGAGTTCGCCGCCCGCTCGCAGCAGCGCGCCGCCGCTGCCACCGAGGAGGGCCGCTTCGACGACGAGATCGTCCCCGTCGACAACGGCGAGGAGGTCGTCACCGAGGACCAGGGCATCCGCCCCGGCACGACCGCGGAGAAGCTCGCCGGCCTCCCGACCGTCTTCAAGGCCGACGGCACCGTCACGCCCGGCAACGCCTCGCAGATCACGGACGGCGCGGCCGCGCTGATGCTCACCTCGCGCGGGTTCGCCGAGGAGCACGACCTCGACGTCCTCGCGGAGGTCGGCAACAACGCCGTCGCCGGCGTCGAGCCCGAGGTCATGGGCATCGGTCCCATCCCGGCGTGTGAGGAACTGTTCGAGCGCTCGGGCACCACCGCGGACGACTACGACCTCGTCGAACTCAACGAGGCGTTCGCCTCGCAGTGTCTCTACTGCCAGCAGGAACTCGGCTTCGACGACGACATCTACAACGTGAACGGCGGCGCCATCGCCCTGGGCCACCCGCTGGGTGCGACCGGTGCTCGCCTGCCCGTGACGCTCATCCACGAGATGATCAAGCGCGACGCGCAGCGTGGCCTCGCCACGGAGTGTGTCGGCTTCGGGCAGGGTGCGGCCATCGAGTTCACGCTCCCGAACTGA
- a CDS encoding DUF7526 family protein — translation MAETLRGEVVHVVDPAELDEYELDAELRTLAESRYVLVCRKGGSPSWFERVTSFLTRRPIEAITLVSDDAAAEGSEVTATVRETDIGGVYEATALETVGN, via the coding sequence ATGGCCGAGACGCTCCGCGGCGAGGTCGTCCACGTGGTCGACCCCGCGGAACTCGACGAGTACGAACTGGACGCCGAACTGCGGACGCTGGCGGAGTCGCGATACGTCCTCGTCTGCCGGAAGGGTGGTTCTCCCTCGTGGTTCGAGCGGGTGACGTCGTTCCTCACCCGTCGGCCCATCGAGGCCATCACGCTCGTGAGCGACGACGCGGCCGCCGAGGGGAGCGAGGTGACCGCGACGGTCCGCGAGACGGACATCGGCGGCGTCTACGAGGCGACGGCGCTCGAGACGGTCGGCAACTGA
- a CDS encoding pyridoxal-phosphate-dependent aminotransferase family protein, with protein MEKSEYTDDYPEKRLYLPGPTEVREDVIEAMAQPMFGHRMDRMTDLYTTIVEDTKEFLGTTNDVVVLSASGTEFWEATTLNLVDEHMAVGTCGSFSERQANVAERLGKDVDRLAYDWGEAVKPEDVREFLEESEKTYDAFGTVMNETSTGVRNPIEEIGEVLQDFPDTYFVVDAISCLGGDEIDIEAAGIDAIFTSTQKAFAMPPGLAVCAVSDDAYERELEKDSASWYGGFQRTIDYYERKGQTHSTPAIPIMLAYRKQMKHMLEEGHTARDQRHREMAEYTREWAREHFDVFPEAGYESQTVTCVENTRGIDVAATIDEVSEKYDFVFSNGYGSQLGEKTFRIGHMGEHDLESIEELTDAIEDVAGL; from the coding sequence ATGGAGAAATCGGAGTACACGGACGACTACCCGGAGAAGCGGCTCTACCTCCCCGGCCCGACGGAGGTGCGCGAGGACGTCATCGAGGCGATGGCCCAGCCGATGTTCGGTCACCGGATGGACCGGATGACCGACCTCTACACGACCATCGTCGAGGACACCAAGGAGTTCCTCGGGACCACGAACGACGTCGTCGTGCTCTCGGCGTCGGGGACGGAGTTCTGGGAGGCCACGACGCTCAACCTCGTCGACGAGCACATGGCCGTCGGCACGTGCGGCAGTTTCAGCGAACGGCAGGCCAACGTCGCCGAACGGCTCGGCAAGGACGTCGACCGGCTGGCGTACGACTGGGGCGAGGCGGTCAAGCCCGAGGACGTTCGCGAGTTCCTGGAGGAGAGCGAGAAGACCTACGACGCGTTCGGCACCGTGATGAACGAGACGTCGACCGGCGTCCGCAACCCCATCGAAGAGATCGGCGAGGTGCTGCAGGACTTCCCGGACACCTACTTCGTCGTCGACGCCATCTCCTGTCTCGGCGGCGACGAGATAGACATCGAGGCCGCGGGCATCGACGCCATCTTCACGTCCACGCAGAAGGCGTTCGCCATGCCGCCGGGCCTCGCCGTCTGCGCGGTGAGCGACGACGCCTACGAGCGCGAACTCGAGAAGGACAGCGCCTCGTGGTACGGCGGGTTCCAGCGCACCATCGACTACTACGAGCGCAAGGGACAGACCCACTCCACGCCGGCCATCCCCATCATGCTCGCCTACCGCAAGCAGATGAAGCACATGCTGGAGGAGGGCCACACGGCCCGCGACCAGCGCCACCGGGAGATGGCCGAGTACACCCGCGAGTGGGCACGCGAGCACTTCGACGTGTTCCCCGAGGCAGGCTACGAGTCACAGACGGTGACCTGCGTCGAGAACACGCGTGGCATCGACGTGGCCGCCACGATAGACGAGGTCAGCGAGAAGTACGACTTCGTGTTCTCGAACGGCTACGGCTCGCAGCTCGGCGAGAAGACGTTCCGCATCGGGCACATGGGTGAGCACGACCTCGAGAGTATCGAGGAACTCACGGACGCCATCGAGGACGTCGCCGGGTTGTAA
- a CDS encoding 2-oxoacid:ferredoxin oxidoreductase subunit beta translates to MSSNVRFTDFKSDAQPTWCPGCGDFGTMNGMMKALAETGNDPDNTFVVAGIGCSGKIGTYMHSYALHGVHGRALPVGTGVKMANPELEVMVAGGDGDGYSIGAGHFVHAVRRNVDMTYVVMDNRIYGLTKGQFSPTSREDFETSTSPDGTNQQPVNPLALALAAGGTFIAQSFSSDAQRHAEIVQKAIEHDGFGFVNVFSPCVTFNDVDTYDYFRDSLVDLGEEDHDPSDYDAAKDKIMDRDKEYQGVIYQDDSSVGFEQREGIEGPMNDIGDEPPEDMMDLVREFY, encoded by the coding sequence ATGAGCTCAAACGTTCGATTCACGGATTTCAAGTCCGACGCACAGCCCACGTGGTGTCCCGGTTGTGGCGACTTCGGGACGATGAACGGCATGATGAAGGCCCTCGCCGAGACGGGCAACGACCCCGACAACACGTTCGTCGTCGCGGGTATCGGTTGCTCTGGCAAGATCGGGACGTACATGCACAGCTACGCGCTCCACGGCGTCCACGGTCGCGCGCTCCCGGTCGGCACGGGCGTGAAGATGGCCAACCCCGAACTGGAAGTGATGGTCGCCGGCGGTGACGGCGACGGCTACTCCATCGGTGCTGGCCACTTCGTCCACGCCGTCCGCCGGAACGTCGACATGACCTACGTCGTCATGGACAACCGCATCTACGGGCTGACGAAGGGGCAGTTCTCGCCGACCAGCCGCGAGGACTTCGAGACCTCGACGAGCCCGGACGGGACGAACCAGCAGCCGGTCAACCCGCTCGCGCTCGCGCTCGCCGCCGGCGGCACGTTCATCGCCCAGTCGTTCTCCTCCGACGCGCAGCGTCACGCGGAGATCGTCCAGAAGGCCATCGAGCACGACGGCTTCGGCTTCGTCAACGTGTTCTCGCCGTGTGTCACGTTCAACGACGTCGACACGTACGACTACTTCCGCGACTCGCTCGTGGACCTCGGCGAGGAGGACCACGACCCGAGCGACTACGACGCCGCGAAGGACAAGATCATGGACCGCGACAAGGAGTACCAGGGCGTCATCTACCAGGACGACTCCTCCGTCGGCTTCGAGCAGCGCGAGGGCATCGAGGGGCCGATGAACGACATCGGCGACGAGCCGCCCGAGGACATGATGGACCTGGTCAGAGAGTTCTACTAA
- a CDS encoding 2-oxoacid:acceptor oxidoreductase subunit alpha, with amino-acid sequence MPEDLNWAIGGEAGDGIDSTGKIFAQALSRAGRHVFTSKDFASRIRGGYTAYKIRTSVDRVESVVDRLDILIALTQRTVDENMDELHEGSVIIYDGERTMMSDFEAPEGMIGLDVPLKGLAEEAGGAIVRNIVALGAACEVGDFPIENLDEALQKRFGDKGSSIVDTNKKAARLGAEYVREEYDLDTDYNMETTDEDYVLLNGDEAIGMGALAAGCRFYAGYPITPATDVMQYLVGRIDRYGGKVVQAEDELSAINMALGAARAGARSMTATSGPGIDLMSETFGLIAQTETPLVICDVMRSGPSTGMPTKQEQGDLNMTLYGGHGEIPRFVIAPTTVSECFWKTVEAFNMAEKYQTPVYLVSDLALAVSEQTFSPDTFDMSEVEIDRGNVVDAGGIEDNTNDQGQFTPHAATEDGISPRTFPGVEGGAHMTTGLEHDELGRRTEDTEVRVEQVEKRERKVQTAREREDWSPREFGDPDADTLVVSWGSNEGAIREAMDFLEEDDISIRFLSTPYIFPRADLNEAFEQADDVIVVECNATGQWADVLEHDTLQRVKRINKYTGVRFKADELAQRIKEELGQAAAEEVEAE; translated from the coding sequence ATGCCAGAGGACCTGAACTGGGCCATCGGTGGCGAAGCCGGCGACGGCATCGACTCCACCGGGAAGATATTCGCCCAGGCGCTCTCGCGGGCCGGGCGTCACGTCTTCACCTCGAAGGACTTCGCGTCCCGCATTCGAGGTGGGTACACCGCCTACAAGATTCGCACGTCCGTGGACCGGGTGGAGAGTGTCGTCGACCGGCTCGACATCCTCATCGCCCTGACCCAGCGCACCGTCGACGAGAACATGGACGAACTCCACGAAGGGTCGGTCATCATCTACGACGGCGAGCGCACGATGATGAGCGACTTCGAGGCCCCCGAGGGGATGATCGGCCTCGACGTGCCCCTGAAGGGGCTGGCCGAGGAGGCCGGCGGCGCCATCGTCCGCAACATCGTCGCGCTCGGCGCGGCGTGTGAGGTCGGCGACTTCCCCATCGAGAACCTCGACGAGGCGCTCCAGAAGCGCTTCGGCGACAAGGGGAGTTCCATCGTCGACACGAACAAGAAGGCCGCCCGACTCGGCGCCGAGTACGTCCGCGAGGAGTACGACCTCGACACGGACTACAACATGGAGACGACCGACGAGGACTACGTCCTCCTCAACGGCGACGAGGCCATCGGGATGGGCGCGCTCGCCGCCGGCTGTCGGTTCTACGCCGGGTACCCCATCACGCCCGCGACGGACGTGATGCAGTACCTCGTCGGCCGCATCGACCGCTACGGTGGGAAGGTCGTCCAGGCCGAGGACGAACTCTCGGCCATCAACATGGCGCTCGGTGCCGCGCGCGCCGGCGCCCGTTCGATGACCGCCACCTCCGGGCCGGGTATCGACCTGATGAGCGAGACGTTCGGCCTCATCGCCCAGACGGAGACGCCGCTGGTCATCTGTGACGTGATGCGCTCCGGCCCCTCCACGGGGATGCCGACGAAGCAGGAACAGGGCGACCTGAACATGACGCTCTACGGTGGCCACGGCGAGATACCGCGGTTCGTCATCGCCCCCACGACGGTCTCGGAGTGCTTCTGGAAGACCGTCGAGGCGTTCAACATGGCCGAGAAGTACCAGACCCCGGTCTATCTGGTCTCGGACCTCGCGCTCGCCGTCTCCGAGCAGACGTTCTCGCCCGACACGTTCGACATGAGCGAGGTCGAGATCGACCGCGGCAACGTCGTCGACGCCGGGGGCATCGAGGACAACACCAACGACCAGGGTCAGTTCACCCCGCACGCCGCGACCGAGGACGGCATCTCGCCACGCACCTTCCCCGGCGTCGAGGGCGGCGCCCACATGACGACCGGCCTCGAACACGACGAACTCGGTCGTCGGACCGAGGACACGGAGGTCCGCGTCGAACAGGTCGAGAAACGCGAGCGCAAGGTCCAGACCGCCCGGGAGCGCGAGGACTGGTCGCCGCGTGAGTTCGGCGACCCGGACGCCGACACGCTCGTCGTCTCGTGGGGTTCGAACGAGGGCGCCATCCGCGAGGCGATGGACTTCCTCGAGGAGGACGACATCTCCATCCGGTTCCTCTCGACGCCCTACATCTTCCCGCGGGCGGACCTGAACGAGGCGTTCGAGCAGGCCGACGACGTCATCGTCGTCGAGTGTAACGCCACCGGTCAGTGGGCGGACGTGCTCGAGCACGACACGCTCCAGCGCGTGAAACGTATCAACAAGTACACAGGCGTGCGGTTCAAGGCGGACGAACTCGCACAGCGAATCAAGGAAGAACTCGGTCAGGCGGCGGCCGAGGAGGTGGAAGCAGAATGA
- a CDS encoding FAD-dependent oxidoreductase, with product MDQTAVRVAAVRDCGPDAVAIEFETPAGFDARPGQFVKLTATLEGEDVSRFYTISSPDVDDTFETTVGYDPDEGGPFSEYLLAIEAGDEVTLAGPFGNDYYEDEPRVVVLAGGPGIGPAVGIAERAIADGGEAAVVYVDDQPLHEDRLATLAEHGATVETYGQDDEDAFGTAVQDVLTGGEGEQVFVYGFADFLERAEAAIEAAGGEYDEAKAENFG from the coding sequence ATGGACCAGACTGCCGTTCGAGTGGCCGCGGTGCGTGACTGTGGCCCCGACGCCGTCGCCATCGAGTTCGAGACGCCGGCGGGGTTCGACGCCCGCCCCGGCCAGTTCGTGAAACTGACCGCCACCCTCGAGGGCGAGGACGTCTCCCGGTTCTACACCATCTCCTCGCCGGACGTCGACGACACCTTCGAGACCACCGTCGGGTACGACCCCGACGAGGGCGGCCCGTTCAGCGAGTACCTGCTGGCCATCGAGGCCGGCGACGAGGTGACGCTGGCCGGCCCGTTCGGCAACGACTACTACGAGGACGAACCCCGCGTCGTCGTCCTCGCCGGCGGCCCCGGCATCGGCCCGGCGGTCGGCATCGCCGAGCGCGCCATCGCCGACGGGGGCGAGGCAGCTGTGGTCTACGTCGACGACCAGCCGCTCCACGAGGACCGACTCGCCACGCTCGCCGAGCACGGTGCGACGGTGGAGACGTACGGGCAGGACGACGAGGATGCGTTCGGCACGGCCGTCCAGGACGTGCTCACCGGGGGCGAGGGCGAGCAGGTGTTCGTCTACGGCTTCGCCGACTTCCTCGAGCGTGCCGAGGCCGCCATCGAGGCCGCGGGTGGGGAGTACGACGAGGCGAAGGCCGAGAACTTCGGCTGA
- a CDS encoding DR2241 family protein, protein MDETTLAALREAAADGIEYDGLRVAETDAGYEFAVAADERTGLDADGLAAAARDHPEHVDNWYTFSRPRSEARTAFLRWVEGADDHAVPERYEALREGVARAWGQLRVSVTLEDGDRTYEVRHEADVDEPVADLDTYTDPLDARSLVKYDDRGRYRPLKTAPSLPTGWAFVDLAPNDLTATVEQIYPATVENWYLERQGDLDISHWHPTMQRQSGIYGVVKTWDRNEGYEHVNWVAEACCDDSQCLKRREWQYDEDTPLDVDGGDGEFPCREPCSLVVTAARKWTRLEGESTRTYEFDLTPSEKEQVERIVEAVADGETEQIREADVKDPANRYRARFLRAKRFDDAGNLSGTPTARDDE, encoded by the coding sequence ATGGACGAGACGACGCTCGCGGCCCTCCGCGAGGCCGCGGCCGACGGCATCGAGTACGACGGTCTCCGGGTCGCCGAGACGGACGCCGGCTACGAGTTCGCCGTCGCGGCGGACGAGCGTACGGGACTCGACGCGGACGGACTCGCGGCCGCCGCCCGCGACCACCCCGAGCACGTCGACAACTGGTACACGTTCTCGCGTCCGCGGAGCGAGGCTCGCACCGCCTTCCTCCGGTGGGTGGAGGGAGCGGACGACCACGCCGTGCCCGAGCGATACGAGGCGCTCCGCGAGGGGGTCGCCCGCGCCTGGGGGCAACTCCGCGTGTCGGTCACGCTTGAGGACGGCGACCGGACCTACGAGGTGCGCCACGAGGCGGACGTGGACGAACCGGTCGCCGACCTCGACACCTACACGGACCCGCTCGACGCTCGCTCGCTGGTGAAGTACGACGACCGTGGCCGGTACCGCCCGCTCAAGACGGCTCCCTCGCTCCCGACGGGGTGGGCGTTCGTGGACCTCGCGCCGAACGACCTGACCGCGACCGTCGAGCAGATCTACCCCGCCACGGTCGAGAACTGGTACCTCGAACGGCAGGGTGACCTCGACATCTCGCACTGGCACCCGACGATGCAGCGGCAGTCCGGCATCTACGGCGTGGTCAAGACGTGGGACCGCAACGAGGGGTACGAACACGTGAACTGGGTCGCCGAGGCCTGCTGTGACGACTCGCAGTGTCTCAAGCGCCGGGAGTGGCAGTACGACGAGGACACGCCCCTCGACGTCGACGGGGGCGACGGCGAGTTCCCCTGCCGGGAACCCTGTTCGCTCGTCGTCACCGCGGCCCGCAAGTGGACCCGGCTCGAGGGTGAATCCACGCGGACCTACGAGTTCGACCTCACCCCGAGCGAGAAGGAACAGGTCGAACGGATCGTCGAAGCCGTCGCCGACGGCGAGACCGAACAGATACGCGAGGCCGACGTGAAGGACCCGGCCAACCGCTACCGGGCACGTTTCCTCCGGGCGAAGCGGTTCGACGACGCGGGCAACCTGAGCGGGACGCCGACAGCCCGCGACGACGAGTGA
- a CDS encoding tetratricopeptide repeat protein, translated as MTHDGPERRRHRFSEGSGFGDPYTGFSFEVGVDDPFQVDPTDAHALADLLDPAHYRPDAVDLEALLDVGLSYLAIEEYEQAADTFGRVAWFATEDSREAMEAWTNRGVAHAQLGEYDEAAGAAREALRIDGGGRDESESRFPDLAAVAELNLAYALWESGDSSRPLAHAERAVELDPRLPEAWYDLGFYYDERGLWEFAVEALERARALGLRRADVDAELERAREGLAGLREPVPADLFEVPTSDPSAPEREAPTTEAAGRDSERLGA; from the coding sequence ATGACCCACGACGGCCCCGAGCGACGCCGCCACCGATTCTCCGAGGGCAGTGGCTTCGGTGACCCCTACACCGGCTTCTCGTTCGAGGTCGGCGTGGACGACCCGTTCCAGGTCGACCCGACCGACGCCCACGCGCTGGCCGACCTGCTGGACCCGGCGCACTACCGCCCCGATGCGGTCGACCTCGAGGCGCTCCTCGACGTGGGCCTGTCGTACCTCGCCATCGAGGAGTACGAACAGGCCGCGGACACCTTCGGCCGGGTCGCGTGGTTCGCCACCGAGGACTCCCGCGAGGCGATGGAGGCGTGGACGAATCGGGGGGTCGCCCACGCGCAGCTCGGGGAGTACGACGAGGCCGCCGGGGCCGCACGCGAGGCGCTGCGCATCGACGGTGGGGGTCGCGACGAGAGTGAGAGCCGGTTCCCGGACCTCGCCGCCGTCGCCGAACTGAACCTCGCGTACGCGCTGTGGGAGTCCGGCGATTCGTCGCGGCCGCTCGCCCACGCCGAGCGCGCGGTCGAACTCGACCCGCGACTCCCGGAGGCGTGGTACGACCTCGGGTTCTACTACGACGAGCGGGGGCTGTGGGAGTTCGCCGTGGAGGCGCTGGAGCGAGCACGGGCGCTCGGCCTGCGACGGGCCGACGTGGACGCCGAACTCGAGCGGGCACGGGAGGGGCTCGCCGGGCTACGCGAGCCAGTGCCGGCGGACCTGTTCGAGGTGCCGACGAGCGACCCGTCGGCGCCCGAGCGCGAGGCACCGACCACGGAGGCGGCCGGCCGCGACTCGGAGCGTCTGGGCGCCTGA
- a CDS encoding CbiX/SirB N-terminal domain-containing protein — translation MSSQALVVVAHGSHLNPESSTPTYRHADTIRETGVFDEVKTAFWKEEPSFREVLRTVESEEVYVVPLFISEGYFTEQVIPRELRLEAWDVEQWGSDGTSATHTTLRAADTGQRVHYCGPVGTHDAMTDVVVRRAETVTGDPDVGEGFGLAVVGHGTERNENSAKAIQYHADRIAERDRFDEVMAVFMDEDPEVDDVADLFSTPDVVVVPLFVADGFHTQEDIPEDMGLTDDYRTGYDVPAEVEGVRIWYAGAVGTEDLMADVVLERAADAGAEVGDAIERVRERTRVATPSDD, via the coding sequence ATGAGTTCGCAGGCACTCGTCGTCGTGGCCCACGGGTCGCACCTGAACCCGGAGTCGTCGACGCCGACCTACCGACACGCCGACACCATCCGCGAGACGGGCGTGTTCGACGAGGTGAAGACGGCGTTCTGGAAGGAGGAGCCGTCGTTCCGGGAGGTGCTCCGGACCGTCGAGAGCGAGGAGGTGTACGTGGTGCCGCTGTTCATCTCGGAGGGGTACTTCACGGAGCAGGTCATCCCCCGTGAACTCCGGCTGGAGGCGTGGGACGTCGAGCAGTGGGGGTCGGACGGCACCTCGGCCACGCACACCACGCTCCGGGCGGCCGACACCGGCCAGCGGGTCCACTACTGCGGGCCGGTCGGGACCCACGACGCGATGACCGACGTCGTCGTCCGTCGGGCCGAGACCGTCACCGGCGACCCGGACGTCGGCGAGGGATTCGGCCTCGCCGTCGTCGGCCACGGCACCGAGCGCAACGAGAACAGCGCGAAGGCCATCCAGTACCACGCCGACCGCATCGCCGAGCGTGACCGGTTCGACGAGGTGATGGCCGTGTTCATGGACGAGGACCCGGAGGTCGACGACGTGGCCGACCTGTTCTCCACGCCCGACGTGGTCGTCGTCCCGCTGTTCGTCGCCGACGGCTTCCACACGCAGGAGGACATCCCCGAGGACATGGGGCTCACCGACGACTACCGGACGGGCTACGACGTACCCGCCGAGGTCGAGGGCGTCCGCATCTGGTACGCGGGTGCGGTCGGCACGGAGGACCTGATGGCCGACGTGGTCCTCGAACGCGCGGCCGACGCCGGCGCGGAGGTGGGTGACGCCATCGAACGGGTCCGCGAGCGGACCCGCGTGGCGACGCCGAGCGACGACTGA
- a CDS encoding alpha/beta hydrolase: MPDDAELDPQAATMLEAIEAIGLPPSYATSPATARQRLEDFFGGGDPEPVAATTDYEIPGPAGGIPVRQYSPGGAGPHPLVVFYHGGGWTAGSLDTHDNVCRGLVNRADCVVLSVDYRLAPEHPFPAAFEDCYAAAEWAAEYADTVDCDPERIAVAGDSAGGNLAAAVSLRARDERRGVGFRDESGDAPEIVHQALIYPAVNSPAGPTFGSYEENAAGYFLERASVEYYYGNYVADPADARNAYLAPLLADDLSDLPPASVLTAGFDPLRDEGRAYVERLRDADVAVTHEEFAGQIHAFVSMTDELDAAADGLDFVGEELRAAFGTGPTE; the protein is encoded by the coding sequence ATGCCGGACGACGCCGAACTCGACCCGCAGGCGGCGACGATGCTGGAGGCCATCGAGGCCATCGGGCTGCCGCCGAGTTACGCCACCTCGCCCGCGACGGCCCGCCAGCGACTCGAGGACTTCTTCGGCGGCGGCGACCCGGAGCCGGTGGCCGCCACGACGGACTACGAGATACCGGGTCCGGCGGGGGGTATCCCGGTTCGCCAGTACAGCCCCGGTGGCGCAGGCCCGCACCCGCTGGTGGTGTTCTACCACGGGGGCGGCTGGACCGCCGGGAGCCTCGACACCCACGACAACGTCTGTCGGGGGCTGGTGAATCGCGCCGACTGCGTCGTCCTCTCGGTCGACTACCGACTCGCGCCGGAACACCCGTTCCCGGCCGCCTTCGAGGACTGTTACGCCGCCGCGGAGTGGGCCGCCGAGTACGCCGACACCGTGGACTGCGACCCCGAACGCATCGCCGTCGCCGGTGACTCCGCCGGCGGGAACCTCGCCGCGGCCGTCTCGCTCCGTGCCCGCGACGAACGGCGCGGCGTCGGCTTCCGCGACGAGTCGGGCGACGCACCGGAGATCGTCCACCAGGCGCTGATATACCCGGCGGTGAACTCGCCGGCCGGCCCCACGTTCGGGAGTTACGAGGAGAACGCCGCGGGCTACTTCCTCGAACGCGCGTCGGTGGAGTACTACTACGGTAACTACGTGGCCGACCCGGCCGACGCGCGGAATGCCTACCTCGCCCCGCTCCTGGCGGACGACCTCTCGGACCTGCCGCCCGCCTCGGTGCTGACGGCCGGGTTCGACCCGCTCCGCGACGAGGGGCGAGCCTACGTCGAGCGGCTCCGGGACGCCGACGTCGCGGTGACCCACGAGGAGTTCGCCGGGCAGATCCACGCCTTCGTCAGCATGACGGACGAACTCGACGCGGCCGCGGACGGCCTCGACTTCGTGGGCGAGGAGTTGCGCGCCGCGTTCGGCACGGGACCTACCGAGTGA
- a CDS encoding zf-TFIIB domain-containing protein: MDCPRCGGRLERYSLGERETDACSECGFLDVPADHRYQLPDRESWDEAMKRHADADGER; the protein is encoded by the coding sequence ATGGACTGTCCTCGGTGTGGCGGGAGGCTCGAACGCTACTCCCTCGGGGAGCGCGAGACGGACGCCTGTTCGGAGTGCGGGTTCCTCGACGTGCCCGCGGACCACCGCTACCAGTTGCCGGACCGGGAGTCGTGGGACGAGGCGATGAAGCGGCACGCGGACGCAGACGGCGAGCGGTAG